Genomic segment of Polynucleobacter necessarius:
GTTCCAGGTGGCTTCTCGCTCGCTGGCTCCAAGATGTGGATCTCCAATTCCCCAATTGCAGATGTATTTGTTGTCTGGGCTAAAAATGATGAAGGCTTGATTAGAGGCTTTATTTTAGAAAAAGGCATGAAGGGACTATCTGCACCCAAGATCAGCGGGAAGATGGGTTTACGCGCTTCCATTACCGGCGAAATCGTAATGGATGAAGTCTTTGTCCCAGCTGAAAATGAATTCCCAGAAATTACTGGCCTCAAGGGTCCATTTACCTGCTTGAATTCAGCGCGTTACGGCATTGCTTGGGGCACGCTTGGTGCTGCTGAGTGGTGCTGGTATGCTGCACGCCAATACACCATGAATCGCAAGCAATTTGATCGCCCTCTTGCGGCCAATCAGCTCATTCAAAAGAAATTGGCTGATATGCAGACTGAGATCACGCTGGCCCTTCAAGGCTGCTTGCGCTTAGGTCGCATGAAGGATGAAGGTATCGCCGCCCCCGAAATCACTTCCATGATGAAGCGAAACTCCTGCGGTAAATCCTTAGATGTAGCTCGACTAGCTAGAGACATGCATGGCGGAAACGGCATCTCAGATGAGTATGGCGTAGTACGTCATATGCTCAATCTGGAAGTCGTCAATACCTATGAGGGTACGCATGATATTCATGCCCTCATTTTGGGCCGTGCACAAACTGGGATACAGGCATTTAGTTAAAGCTGAATTTTCGTGATGAGGTCTTTTGCAGCTTTTGCGAAGGCTTCATCACTGTCATTCTCAAGTTCTACGAAATGATCTTCGCGATAGCCTGGAAAATTGCGAACGATAGAAGATTGGTAGGATGGGTCGTAATGCATCACCAATAATTCTTCCACTAGACTCTCAAAATCTCCCGCATCAATTGCTTCATGCCATTTGGCAATTTGAATCTTGCCATAGCGCGATGTTAACAAGCCAAACTTTTGCTTAAAGCTTTCAGGGTTAGATAAAAAATGTCGGTACTCACGCAGAAGCCAAGAAACACGTGTAGCAGTAGTTGAACGAAGTTCAATGCACTGACCTTCACGAATCCGCTCCATTAATGGATCCGGAATATGTAAGCCGCCTACCTTTTTGCTTTCAGACTCAACAAATATAATCTTGCTGGAGTCCAATTGATTCAACGCATTCCACAAATTCGTCTCAAAGCTCTTTTGTGAAGGTTGCTCAATATTCGGCTCATTGCCAAGGACTGAGCCACGGTGAATAGCTAAGCCCTCAAGATCGAGTATTTGCTGCCCAAGTAAGCCAATCTCCTGGAGGATGCGAGTCTTGCCGCTTCCAGTCATACCGGCAATCACCTGGAAAGAAAAATCTTTTGCGGCCTGATCCAGGCCATCAATCACAACACGACGAAAGCCTTGGTAGCCACTTTGTAGTTGCATGGCCTTCCAGCCAATGCGATTGAGAATGTGGGTAAATGCACCGCTGCGCTCGCCACCACGCCAGCAGTAAATCAAAGGACGCCATTCTCTTGAAAAATCGATGAGAGAGTTTTCTAGATGGTTGGCAATATTGCGTGAGACATAGGCGGCGCCTAATTTCTTTGCTGCAAATGGTGATACCTGCTTATACAAGGTGCCGATCTCTATACACTCATCATTGCTTAAGACCGGAAGATTAATGGCACCAGGGATATGATCTAAAGCAAATTCTGCTGGTGACCTGACATCAATGATGGCGTCGAACTGATCCAAAGATGATGCCAGTTTTTCAATACTCAAAATGTGCGGGTTACTGGATTGCAAACAATATCCTATCGTAGCTTGCTGGTCACATGATCAGGCCAGGGCGTAGATTTTCCAGTCTTTAGATCAACCCACACCATGGTGGCACCCCCTACTGCTGCCATCGTGTCAGGCTCAGTAGTTAATGCCATCGTGGTGTAAACATCCAAACTTGAACGACCAATATTTCCAATATAGGTTTTTAAAATGAGATCGCCTGGATAAGAAAGCTGTTGATAGAAATTACAAAAACCATTCATCATCAGCATAGACTCGTCACCAGGTGCGACATTGTAACCAAGTGAAGTAATCCACTCCACCCTAGCCTGCTCCATGTAACGAAAGTACACCGTGTTGTTGACATGGCCATATGCATCCATATCACCCCAACGAATCGGCATATTCATCCCATGAACAAACTTTTTCTCCTCTGGGATTTCTATGCGCATGATTTCTCAGTGGCAATCAAAGATGAATCAGCGAACTTGCAGTGCCATTTGATACAAATTGGTGGAGCGAGCCCCAGAACGGCAAAATGCCAATATCGGACCCGGCATTGTTTTGAGTAAACGGGCCATTTCAATAACCTGATCCTGAGTAAACGCACCTGGGATTACAGGCAAAAAGGCGTAGTTCAAACCCAATGCTTCTGCTTGAGCCTGAATT
This window contains:
- a CDS encoding acyl-CoA dehydrogenase, coding for MSKASFNWADPLLLDTQLTEEERMVRDAAAEYAQGRLMPRIHDAYRNETTDPAIFREMGELGLLGITIPEEYGGANLNYVSYGLIAREIERMDSGYRSMMSVQSSLAMVPINEFGSEAQKQKYLPKLATGEWIGCFGLTEPNFGSDAGGMITRAKKVPGGFSLAGSKMWISNSPIADVFVVWAKNDEGLIRGFILEKGMKGLSAPKISGKMGLRASITGEIVMDEVFVPAENEFPEITGLKGPFTCLNSARYGIAWGTLGAAEWCWYAARQYTMNRKQFDRPLAANQLIQKKLADMQTEITLALQGCLRLGRMKDEGIAAPEITSMMKRNSCGKSLDVARLARDMHGGNGISDEYGVVRHMLNLEVVNTYEGTHDIHALILGRAQTGIQAFS
- the mnmH gene encoding tRNA 2-selenouridine(34) synthase MnmH — protein: MQSSNPHILSIEKLASSLDQFDAIIDVRSPAEFALDHIPGAINLPVLSNDECIEIGTLYKQVSPFAAKKLGAAYVSRNIANHLENSLIDFSREWRPLIYCWRGGERSGAFTHILNRIGWKAMQLQSGYQGFRRVVIDGLDQAAKDFSFQVIAGMTGSGKTRILQEIGLLGQQILDLEGLAIHRGSVLGNEPNIEQPSQKSFETNLWNALNQLDSSKIIFVESESKKVGGLHIPDPLMERIREGQCIELRSTTATRVSWLLREYRHFLSNPESFKQKFGLLTSRYGKIQIAKWHEAIDAGDFESLVEELLVMHYDPSYQSSIVRNFPGYREDHFVELENDSDEAFAKAAKDLITKIQL
- a CDS encoding acyl-CoA thioesterase: MRIEIPEEKKFVHGMNMPIRWGDMDAYGHVNNTVYFRYMEQARVEWITSLGYNVAPGDESMLMMNGFCNFYQQLSYPGDLILKTYIGNIGRSSLDVYTTMALTTEPDTMAAVGGATMVWVDLKTGKSTPWPDHVTSKLR
- a CDS encoding TIGR01244 family sulfur transferase, with the protein product MSLPISCHTDQFGTLGQIDPSHLAEIVKQGYKSVINNRPDFEGGPDQPTNAQIQAQAEALGLNYAFLPVIPGAFTQDQVIEMARLLKTMPGPILAFCRSGARSTNLYQMALQVR